The Anopheles coluzzii chromosome 2, AcolN3, whole genome shotgun sequence genome window below encodes:
- the LOC120949801 gene encoding uncharacterized protein LOC120949801 → MLKRCVLFVLLVQLIDKSVAVVRFENLKYELNKDYMHGNIFIKSQNDKYSFGADVELAKKVEGSVIITPHVQHLVKGEYHTMVNIDLDTCKVDPVMSENAIVRTIAKESTKFINFSLMCPYNPGRYLLNDFTLDSESPLLKLIPNGKYKMELKAHHYPTPGSAPIMLFMYSVDFELYAAAS, encoded by the exons ATGTTAAAAcggtgcgttttgtttgtgctgttAGTTCAGCTGATAGATAAG TCCGTAGCCGTAGTACGGTTCGAGAATCTCAAGTACGAGCTGAACAAGGACTACATGCATGGTAACATATTCATCAAAAGCCAGAACGACAAGTACTCGTTTGGAGCTGACGTCGAACTGGCCAAGAAGGTTGAAGGCAGCGTAATC ATTACGCCGCACGTGCAGCATCTGGTGAAGGGCGAGTACCACACGATGGTGAACATCGATCTTGACACCTGCAAAGTCGATCCAGTGATGTCGGAAAATGCGATCGTACGCACGATCGCCAAAGAATCGACCaagtttattaatttttcgCTCATGTGCCCGTACAACCCG GGACGCTATTTGTTAAACGACTTTACGCTCGATTCGGAAAGCCCGCTGCTGAAGCTGATTCCGAACGGCAAGTACAAGATGGAGCTGAAGGCTCACCACTATCCAACGCCAGGCTCGGCCCCGATAATGTTGTTCATGTACTCGGTGGATTTCGAACTGTATGCTGCCGCCAGTTAA